Proteins encoded together in one Papaver somniferum cultivar HN1 unplaced genomic scaffold, ASM357369v1 unplaced-scaffold_117, whole genome shotgun sequence window:
- the LOC113329654 gene encoding F-box/kelch-repeat protein At3g06240-like → MFQTSVDVGDGSVQVQNDDYKLLKFDAFVTGLVNLPDCQVAEVYSLESDSWKSIETITHDHMLKYIPFASVSAGVLVNGIYHWLAERKIGNEELPEDFVLSYEDFIVSFDFCEERFKQMHLPKAFQDISTYYRPLCTVGVLEDCLCVVSCVRYTCFELEIWVMQDYGVQECWTKRFVIRQEDLSRQLRDLSVTWSFKDEKILFNDKILFKKRESHDQMLYLYDPKLDNGTTTKIRSSPAVILGAQNYIESLVSPNSGTYAGSCTEYDNILCASRTERLRLYQYYKV, encoded by the exons ATGTTTCAAACTAGTGTCGATGTAGGTGATGGGTCGGTGCAGGTGCAG AATGATGACTACAAGCTCCTAAAATTTGATGCTTTTGTGACTGGTTTAGTCAACTTGCCAGATTGTCAAGTAGCTGAGGTATATTCGTTAGAATCAGATTCATGGAAAAGCATTGAGACCATCACTCACGATCATATGCTCAAGTATATCCCTTTTGCTAGCGTATCAGCTGGGGTGCTTGTTAATGGGATTTATCACTGGTTAGCTGAAAGAAAGATCGGAAACGAGGAGCTTCCGGAGGATTTCGTACTCTCTTATGAGGACTTTATAGTCTCTTTTGATTTCTGTGAGGAGAGGTTTAAACAAATGCACTTGCCAAAAGCATTTCAGGACATTAGTACTTATTACCGTCCTCTTTGCACTGTGGGAGTGTTGGAAGACTGCCTATGTGTAGTTAGTTGTGTTCGTTATACGTGTTTTGAACTTGAGATATGGGTGATGCAGGATTATGGTGTTCAAGAATGCTGGACTAAACGTTTTGTCATTCGCCAGGAGGATCTGTCTAGACAACTTAGGGATCTAAGTGTGACTTGGTCTTTCAAAGATGAGAAGATTCTATTCAATGATAAAATTCTATTCAAGAAGCGTGAGAGTCATGACCAAATGTTGTATTTATATGACCCGAAGCTAGacaacggaacaacaacaaaaattcgTAGTTCACCAGCAGTGATACTTGGAGCACAGAATTATATCGAAAGCTTGGTTTCGCCAAACTCTGGTACTTATGCTGGGAGTTGTACAGAATACGACAACATTTTATGTGCATCTAGGACTGAAAGGTTGCGCCTCTACCAGTACTACAAGGTTTAA
- the LOC113329542 gene encoding cytochrome P450 71B36-like, producing MLLQFGSVPTVVISSAKAAEQIMKTLDVEFCSRVQLAGRKQLSYNYTDMAIAPYGDYWREVRKICVLELYSRKRVQSVMVARAEEIDILIDSISSSNTTPVNVFEKLTSFGHRAICRVAFGSTTSQSGNRFDSGRLSKLFPEIAVLTSLSVSDFFPKVSWIIDRITGIHGITEKCFHDLDNFLQQIIDEHDKERPKHEHEDIIDVLLKLKKAQTSTIRLTNNHIKAIVVNVYLGGVETAGSLMTWAMAELAKNPKAMKKVQEEIRSHVGSKGNVEESDLDNFHYLKW from the exons ATGCTTCTACAATTTGGCAGTGTACCAACGGTCGTAATCTCCTCAGCTAAAGCTGCTGAACAAATAATGAAAACACTTGATGTTGAGTTTTGTAGTAGAGTTCAACTTGCTGGACGTAAACAGCTTTCCTATAATTACACAGATATGGCTATTGCACCTTATGGAGATTATTGGAGAGAGGTTCGAAAAATATGCGTACTTGAGCTCTATAGCAGGAAAAGGGTGCAATCGGTTATGGTAGCCAGGGCAGAGGAAATTGATATTTTGATTGATTCCATTTCATCTTCAAATACTACTCCTGTTAATGTTTTTGAGAAGTTAACAAGCTTTGGGCACAGAGCAATCTGTAGAGTTGCTTTCGGTAGCACAACCAGTCAAAGTGGGAATAGATTTGATAGTGGAAGACTTTCTAAACTTTTTCCAGAAATAGCCGTTTTGACTAGTTTATCTGTATCCGATTTCTTTCCAAAGGTAAGCTGGATAATTGATAGGATCACTGGAATTCATGGTATAACAGAAAAATGCTTCCATGATTTGGACAATTTTTTGCAGCAAATCATAGACGAACATGACAAGGAGCGACCAAAGCACGAGCATGAAGATATCATAGACGTTTTGCTCAAACTAAAGAAGGCTCAAACAAGTACAATCCGTCTTACAAACAACCATATTAAAGCAATTGTTGTG AATGTGTACTTGGGTGGAGTAGAGACAGCAGGTAGTCTTATGACTTGGGCAATGGCAGAACTGGCTAAAAATCCCAAAGCAATGAAGAAAGTTCAAGAAGAGATTAGAAGTCATGTGGGATCAAAAGGAAATGTAGAAGAATCAGACCTCGACAATTTCCATTACTTAAAATGGTAG